The following proteins come from a genomic window of Gottfriedia acidiceleris:
- a CDS encoding amino acid deaminase/aldolase encodes MVDRSVFSKLSMPCAFLDWDAFVQNVDDIAAKSNGKKIRIATKSIRSVQVLKYILESNDCYEGLMCYNPHEADFLAENGFDNLLIGYPTVDVIGLNKIALQIKKGKKIICMVDQTEQITIIEKIAAKNEIVIPLCIDIDMSTSFFGFHFGVRRSPIKEPRDLVPLLTHILQSLNVRLEGIMGYEAQIAGVGDDAKNRVLKNKIIQFLKKKSLGEIAKKRKEIVKYIEKDGYHLEFVNGGGTGSLHSTTKEKVVTEVTVGSGFYAPTLFDEYRSFQYQPAIGFALPIIRKPADKIFTCTSGGFIASGAVGKEKLPTPYSPNHCTLLPLEGAGEVQTPVFYSGHEDLKIGEAILFRPSKSGEIAERFSHLYVVSKNKIIDRFTTYRGDRGCFL; translated from the coding sequence ATGGTCGATCGATCGGTATTTTCTAAATTGTCTATGCCATGTGCTTTTTTAGATTGGGATGCTTTTGTTCAAAATGTGGATGATATTGCCGCTAAATCAAACGGTAAGAAAATACGAATTGCTACAAAATCAATTCGTAGTGTACAAGTTTTAAAATATATTTTAGAGAGCAATGATTGTTATGAAGGGCTAATGTGCTACAACCCCCATGAAGCAGATTTTCTTGCTGAAAATGGATTCGATAATTTATTAATTGGTTATCCAACAGTTGATGTAATAGGTTTAAATAAAATAGCATTACAAATAAAAAAGGGTAAAAAAATCATATGTATGGTGGATCAGACTGAACAAATTACTATTATTGAAAAGATTGCAGCAAAAAATGAGATTGTTATTCCACTTTGTATCGACATAGACATGAGTACATCATTTTTTGGTTTTCATTTTGGAGTTAGACGGTCACCAATAAAAGAACCTAGAGATTTAGTACCACTACTAACACATATATTGCAATCCTTGAATGTGCGTTTGGAAGGAATTATGGGATATGAGGCTCAAATTGCAGGGGTTGGTGATGATGCAAAAAATAGGGTATTGAAAAATAAAATAATCCAGTTTTTAAAGAAGAAATCATTAGGTGAAATAGCGAAAAAAAGAAAAGAAATTGTTAAATACATTGAAAAAGATGGTTACCATCTTGAGTTTGTAAATGGGGGAGGTACTGGAAGTCTTCACTCGACGACGAAGGAGAAAGTTGTTACTGAAGTAACAGTAGGCTCAGGATTTTACGCTCCAACATTATTTGATGAATACAGAAGTTTTCAATATCAGCCAGCAATAGGCTTTGCTTTACCAATCATTCGAAAACCAGCGGATAAGATTTTTACATGCACAAGTGGAGGATTTATCGCATCAGGTGCTGTAGGAAAAGAAAAATTACCGACCCCATATTCCCCAAATCATTGTACTTTATTGCCACTAGAAGGTGCTGGTGAAGTTCAAACCCCAGTTTTTTATTCAGGACATGAAGATTTAAAAATAGGAGAAGCTATTTTATTTAGACCAAGTAAGTCTGGTGAAATTGCTGAGCGTTTTTCTCATTTGTATGTAGTAAGTAAAAATAAGATTATCGACCGTTTCACAACATACAGAGGAGATAGGGGGTGCTTCCTATGA